Genomic segment of Iocasia fonsfrigidae:
TTAGCAAGGCAGGTAATGTCTGCCTGGTAAGTTTGAGGAATTTTTTCAGGGAAGTTCTTTTATATTTTGGATAACCCTTTTTTAATGAAAGGAAATAGATAACTAGCATCATACCAAGCCCTGTCAAAATACCAGGTATGATTCCCGCTAAAAACAATGAACCCACTGAAGTATTTGTCAAACCAGCATAAATAATCATTGGAATACTAGGGGGTATAATAACACCAATGGTTGAAGAGGCTGCAGTTACGCCTACTGCTGTTTCTTTATCATACCCTGTCTCGATCATATTTGGTATTAATACATTTCCCACCCCAGCAGTATCAGCCTGAGAAGCCCCTGATATGCCTGCAAAGATCATTGAAACTAATACATTGGCATGGGCTAGTCCCCCGCGAATATGCCCTACTATTGCTACCGAAAACTCAATCAGCTTTTTTGATATTTTCCCCTGGTTCATTAAGTTTGCAGCCAGAATAAATAATGGTACAGCTAGTAGAACAAAGGAATTCAGACCATTAAACATCTTCATCACAACGGTAACTGCCGGTATATATGGTGCTGACAAAATCCCTGTTAAGGCTACAATCCCTATCACAAAGGCAATTGGTACACCAATTATTAAAAGTATAATAAATAGTCCAACAAGAATAAAGCCTAACATTTATTGACCCCCTTTTCTAATAGCCTGAACATTTTTTATTATATCTGCCAGAACATAAAAAGCCATAGTAATTCCCATGATCGGTAGGCAAAGGAAGACATAACCCATTTTAAAGTCAGGTAAAGCAACCCAACGGTAATTCCAGAAGCTTTTTGTTGCTATAATCCCATAATAAAATACAGATATATTAAAGAGTAGTAAAATAATATTGATAATTATATTAAGATAGATTCTTGCTTTTCCCTCTAGTTTTTCCAACAGTAAACTAAATCTAAAATGACTCTTTCTTTTGATCATAACAGAAGCTCCCATAAAGACTGACCAGATAAACGAATAATTGGCTACCTCCTCGGTCCAGATTGCTGCAATTCCAAGATACCGGGCAAAAATTTGTATTAATATAGTAATAAAAAAAGTGCTTAAAAATACTACCCCAAGGAATAACTCTGCCCTTTCCATGAATTTCACAATTTTATTTATCACTTTAATCACCACCTACTTTTATAGGTACAGGGTGGTAATATACAACCCTGTACCTTTAATTCTTTATTTTAGATTTCTAATTTGATTGAGTAAATCCTTAACACCTATTTCTTCTGCTGCTTCATCCTGTAAAGGCTTAGCTAATTCTATAAATGGCTCTCTATCTATTTCATTTACAAAGGCCCCTTCATCAATGGCAAGCTTTTTATATGCCTTTTCCTGTCTATATAACTCTGCTCTTTCTGTTATAACACACTCCCGGGCTGCTGTTAGAATAATATTCTGCTGTTCTTTTGTTAAGGAGTCAAACTTATGTCCATTGATTAATAAGAATCTGGTAGTGTAATCATGCCCGGTCTCTGTTATGTATTTACCATTTGATGTTTTGTGGTGATTCTGCTGGACAAAATATGGATAGGCATTTTCAGCAGCATCTACTACGTTTTGCTGTAAGGCCTGGTAGAGTTCTCCCCAGGCTACTGCAGTAGGTATAGCACCTGTTTTCTTCCAGAAGTTTGCTACAACACCTGAAGTCTGTGTTCTTATCTTCATTCCATCTAGGTCAGCCATTGACTGTATAGGCTTTTTACCGTAATAATGCCTGACACCTGCTGACCAATAACCAATAAGTTTAAAGTCATTGTATGATTTTTCATTAACAATCCTGGCCATTTCTTCTCCAACTTTTCCATCAACTACTGTCTCCCAGTGTTCATAGCTATCAAATAAATATGGCAGGGCAAATAATTGTATCTCACCGATACCAGTTTTAGTCATAAACCCAGGAGAAACCAGTACAACATCAGCAGCCCGCAGTTTCAATTTTTCAACTAATTCAGCCTCACTAGTACCAAGCGTTCCTGCATGAACATCAACCTGAATACTTCCAGCAGATAATTCTTCCACTACTTTTTTAAAGCTCAACAACCCTATTTGATAAGGATTTTCAGGGGATGTCTGATTATGAGCAGCAACAATCTTCAAATTTCCTTTCGCACCAACACTATTTGTAAAAGTCATAACAGCTAATACTACAATTAACAATAAAGCAAATCTTTTATTAATCATCTGTTTTCCTCCCTGTTTTTAAGATTATAACCTCTCTCTTTTTGGATACTAAATTACAATAATCACCCCCTTCGCTTTTTTATTATATAAAACTCTTTTTTATTTTTATTGCAAAAAATAAACTCCCATTTTATCTAATAGAGTTATCTTTTACAATAATAATTAATTTTTATAATACTTAACACTTAATTATTCCAAACTATATCATTCCAAAATATTTCATCTGATTTACATTTGTTTTAAGTTATATCTTCAATATATTACATAATTCTATATATTTTATTATTTTCCTGCAAAAAAATGGGATTTAATTAAAAATTATAACTCATAATAAAAAACTATATCTTATTATCCTTTAAAACCTCAAACATGTATATTCTAGAAATAATTTTAAAATCTTTATAAAAAAAATTCACCCTATTGTTAGTAAATTTTATGCTTTCATCTACTAACAGGTGAATAATCCTGCTCTATAGAAAAACTTAATTTTTAGATGCTTTCTAAAATCTTCAAGACCCCTTTATCAAGTCCCAGTACCCTTTCTAAAAGTTCTTCAATAGCCTTTATTTTTTCGTTAAAAACCCCTTTATTCTGGAAATTTTTAAGGTTAATATGCATGAACCTATCTATACCAATAAAAATAATCTCTGTTATTTCCTGATAATATTCGCATTTAAAAAGTTCATCCTGAACACCTTCCTCAACAATCTGTAGTATAATATCTTTAAATATCTTATGAAATAATTCATCCCTTTTTTGATGTATTTTTGCATTACTATCCAAATCAAAGTAATGAAAAATCTTTTTATCCTCAGGTGCCTTAAGAAATAAAATCTTCATTACCCTTTCCATTTTTTCTACCGCATTCAGCTCTTTATCATTTAGTACTGTCTCTGCCTTTTTTTGGCCTTTATTCAATCTCCTTTCAACAATAGCAACAATAATGCTTTCTTTTGTGGCAAAATGATAATAAAATGTCCCTTTAGCTATCCCAACCTCATTAACAATATCACCTACTGTAGTATTATCAAAACCATCTTCCATAAATAACCTCTCTGCTGCATCAATGATTTCATTCTTTCTCTCTGCCGGGTCTTTAGATATTCTAAGCAAAGTAACCATCCTTTCACACTTAACTAAATTTCATTTTATTCAGTATCCTGATAGGGCATAGCATATAGTTTTTTATGAACATTATATTTCCTGGCCTGAAACCACCAACCAAAATTTAAAATAGTCAAGTACAGCCATTTGGGGGCCAGAGGTTTATTTAAAAGACTCAAAACATCTTCAGGCAAAGACTCACCTTTAGCAAGTCTTCCGGCAGCCATATCGAGACCTATTACCATGTTTTTAAGTAGACCTTGCTTATCTTCCAACACCTGCTTTCCTATTGCCGGACCTCCCCCTATTTTTAGGCCACCAAGCCATTTAAAATCCACTTTTCTGGTAAAGTTAAGACAGATTTTCAAGGCAGTATCATTTTGAACTGGTTCCGGGAAACCGGAATTAATCACTGCCAGAAACCCTTGCTTATTTCCTGTCTTTTTAGTACAACATTTTTCAGCAATTACCTCCATTGCCTCTATTACAATCGAAGGCAGTGAATCTACATAAAGTGGGGATGTCAGAACTATTATCTCACTCTCCCGGATTAACTCCATTAAGGAAACCAAAGACTTATTATTAGAGCTATTAAAGTCCCTTAACAAATACTCTTTAACCATAAAACCATTATCAAGCATTTTATTCGAAAGATAACTCCCTATCTTATAGGAATTGCTCTTTAAACCCCTGGGACTACCTACCAATAAGAGACACTGCTTTTTATTCACTTCTCCCACCTACTTCCAGACAAATTCTATTTACAGCCTTATCTAGGTCTTCTGCTGAGTCATTAGTATATAAAAAGAAAGTCTTATGTACAGGTGAGTACATATTAATAGCCATACGGGCAAGCAACTGACTAAAGATTCCTTCAACCTCATCATCCTTTTTTTCTAACAAACCAACTGCCATAAGTTCAGGGTATTTTTCATATCTTGCCTTATGATGTATTTCACCATTTGTTTTTCTAAAATGAGGTAAAAGATTAGGAATTAGTCTATCAATGCCCCTTTTTAAAGTAGATGAAACCCCGCCAAATATAACCGGTGTTAATAATATAAGCAGCTCACTATTTATAACTTTTTTGGCTATCTCCCTTCCTTCATCATCAATTATACAGATTCCCGGTGTTTTTACCCAGCAGGCAAAACATCCCCTGCAGGGCGCTATCTCCTTATCTTTCAAGTCAATAACCTCCAGTCCAGGCCTACCTTTCATTCCAGTTACCAATTTCTTCACAATATTATTATAAATATTGTTTATTCCATTTAAACCATTTAAAACAAGTATACTCATTGAATATCACCTCTTTGACTGACTATCAGTCAGTTGTATTATATCTATAGTAACATATGACTGACTATCAGTCAATAGTTAAATCTCAGCAAATCAAGCTTACCCTCTTAAGCAAACACTTGTATGGTATAAAATATTGTGATACAATTATAAAAGATTAGTCTCTTTCAGGAGTGATATGGAGATGCGTGTTTACAGATTACTAGCCATAATTATGATTTTACTCAATAAAAATAGGGTAAGTGCCAGTAAACTGGCCGAAAAATTTGAGGTCTCTTCCCGTACAATTTATCGAGATATAGAATCTATCTGTCAGGCTGGTATCCCTATTGTTTCACATCAAGGGGTTGATGGTGGTTTTTCTATACTGGATAATTATAAAATAGATAAAAACCTCTTTACTGCAGAAGAAATGGCTGCTATTTTAACCGCCCTGGAAGGCCTAGATTCTACTATTAGTGACAATTCTATTAAATACACTGCAGAAAAAATTAAGACACTTTTTCCTGAAAATCTTGAGCTATGTAATAATCAACAAATAATCATGGATCTCAACCCCTGGGGAAGAAATAAAGAATTGAAAAAGAAACTAGAGCTTATTAAACAGGCAATTAAAAACTCACAAACCCTGACTATTGATTATATTAATGCCAGGCAGGAAATCTCCAAGAGAGAAATAGAAGCTATTACTCTGGTATTAAAGGGTACTACCTGGTATCTTTACTCCTTCTGCCGCTTACGTAAGGATTATCGTATATTTCGCTTGTCCAGGATTATTGATTTATCTCTAAACAATGATTTTTTTGAAAAAATACATAAGGATTTTAGCGAATATGAAAATGAAAACGCCTGGTATAATCCCGGAAAAGAAGTCCATCTAGAATTACTCTTTAAAGCAGAAGCACTTTTATATATTCAAGATTTTTTTGCTAAAGATCAAATAGAAAAACAGGCTGACGGTTCATATCTGGTCAAAATAAGCTACCCTGAAGACAACTGGGTATATGGGTTTATTTTAAGTTTTGGAGATATGGTAAAGGTCTTAACCCCCCCTCATATTCAAAAGATTATTAAGCAAAAAGCTGAAGAAATCTATAAATTATATAACTAATAACTTAAAGGTGACATACTGTTGTCATATTTATCCCCTTATAATACAATTAACAAATCTAAATGGAGGGATTAATTATGGATATGAAATATTGTTTATCCTGTGGGATGCCTCTTTCCCCGGAAATCTCACATCAAAAAACAGACAAGTACTGCCAATACTGTACAGACGAAAATGGGAGTTTAAAATCCAGAGAAGAGTGCCAGGCCGGTATTGCACAGTGGTTGCAGAGCATCACCCCTGAGGATAAAGAAGCTAACTATATGAAAAGAGCAGACCATTATTTAAAATCTATGCCTGCCTGGCAGAATAAGATTTAAACTGTAAGGGCCTCTTCTTCTGGAGAGGCCCAATTTGCCGTCAACTTTAATATCTTACTATACATCCTAGTTAAATATTTTAACACGTTCTTCAACAGGTTGAAATTGTTTATCCTCTGGGGTGGCTAGTATCTTACCAAAAGGCATCTGAGCAATCAACCGCCAGTTATCCGGTAAATTCCACTTAGATTTTACTCTATCATCTATCAGTGGATTATAATGCTGTAATGATGCCCCCAGTCCCTCTAATTCTAAAGAAGTCCACACAACATACTGCAGCATTCCATTTGACTGCTGAGCCCAAACCGGAAAATTATCTTTATAAAGAGTATATTCTTTTTGTAATTGTTTTACAACATCATCATCAATAAAAAACAAAACTGTTCCATATCCATTACGAAAGGAAGCAATTTTCTCCTCCGTAGCAGCAAATTCTTCTTCTGGGACAATCTCTTTTAATGTTTCTTTTGTTATATCCCAAAGTTCATTATGATTATCTCCAAATAAAACAACTACTCTTGCTCCCTGAGAATTAAAGGCTGAAGGTGTATATTTTACTGCACTTTTTACTACTTCTTCAATTTTTTTCTCTGAAACAACTTTTTCCTTCCCAATACCATAATAACTACGTCTATTCTGCACTGCCAGATAGAAATCTTTTCTCATAATAAAAACCCCTTTTTATGTTTATTTTTACACATAGACATCTTTATCTATGTACATACCTTATATTAGAGCTATATCATATTAATTATACAAAAATAATAAACCTAAATCAAACTACCACAAATCTAATGTTTTTAACAACACCACAATATCGGGTTTTTACCTAATATATTTATATTGTCGTGTTTTTATCTAATATGAATAAATTGCAAATACTATTAAAAATAAATTCATATTCATACCAACCTGCCCTTTGTAAGTGCTCAACTACTGTTGACCGGGATAGATTCATCTTTTCTTTGATCTGATTTTGGGTTAACCCCTTCTGTTTGTATCTCACAGCCAAACTCTGTTTGGGACTCCAGGATTTAATAATCTCAATAAATAGAGATAATACATGTGCATATAAATCATCTATAAAATTATTTGAAAATTTAATACCTAACTGCATTTTTTGTGAAAAACAACTAGCAAGTACTTCCCTGGCTCTATAAAAAGCAGTCCCATCCATACCAAGCGCTTCATTCCTAATTTTGGTTGCAATATCGCCAATCCCCAGGCCAGAATAAAGCCCCTGTAGTTCAATATATATATCTACTATTAAAGATAAAATTCTGTTAAATTTATCTTGTTCATTATAAAAAAGACCCTGAAATTCATAAAAATCATCATCCTCTGAAGACAGGGAAGTAAGGATAAGTTTTGACCTTATAATATCACTATATTCCTGGTTAATAGAGTTTAATAAATTCCGAACAACTCTTTCATCATTAGCTTTTGTAGGCCAGGCAGCTATCAAAGCTATATAAGTGCCTTTACAGATATCACTGCAGATTTTTATATACTGCTGCAGATTATAAAATATTTCATTAGTTTTAAGCAGTAAGGCCCAGTTTATCTTTTTTAAAGACTGACTTATACTTGACTGTGATGTATCCAGTACAGCAGCAATCTCTTCCTGTGTTTTCCCCCTGGCTAACTGATAAATTATATATTTTTGCCTCCCATTATACTTAGCTAATATACTAAAATATAGATGTAAAAGCAGATTTATTATAAGTAGAGCCGTATCTCTGTTATTATCCATCAACAAATGCACTTTGAATTTATTTTTTTTAGCAGTATTGATTGCCTCAAGAGCATTTTTATATCCCTGACCCTTGTAATTATCAAACAGACCAGCCCCAAGACCATATCTAAGCTCAATGCCATTGAATTTAACATCCATATATTGTAATAAATCCAGCATCTGCTCATAGGACTCTAAAACACCCACAAATTCATCACCCAGAGTAACTTTAAAAGGAACTCTAATTACTTCCCTGTATTTACTATTAACCTCATCTAACACGAAATTTAATTTTTCCTGTACCTCTCTTCGATTCTCCAATTTCCTGGAATCAACTAAGTCTCCTATAATAACTACCTGCTGGTCCAGCAAAACAATCATCCCCCATTTACCATAAATACTTAAATATATTAATTATACTCCCAGTTAGAACTGCCAGGAAAATACTTGTAATTGAACCTAATAAATAATATTCAACAAACCCTTCTCCCACCTTTTTTTCTTCTATCTCTTTAAACCTAATTAAAGACTTGGCAGTAAATAAAAGCCCTATCAATGAATAGTTTTCTAAGATAACAAATAAAATAATTAATAGCCTCTCTAAATTCCCGATCGCCTTGCCCTTACCAGCTTTATTATTAATATCACTCTTATACTTTTCCAGAACAGCCCTGGTAATAATAGTACTCCCCTTAAAATTAAAAATAACAACTGAGGCGGCAATCGTAATGAAAAATACCCTGGAAGTATTAAACACCCCTAACCATTGAAATATATCCTTAAGATCATTATACATTAAAGCAAGATATAAATTCCCCTGCAAAGTAAATAAGGGCACAGTTAATAAAATAACAAGTATATGTAATATCTGATCAACTATAAATATTTCCAATTTATAATTCCCTGTTTTTGCTTTTCTTTCTGCTAGTTTCCAGGTTAAATATATTTTACAATAATCAATTATACCATGAAATAATGTAATTGTTAAAATAACAAACAATAACTGCTCACTGAAATAATAAAAAGTCAAGATCAGTGAAGTCAAGAAAACAATCAACAAATGCTTCATTAGAGCCAAAAAAGACAGCTGTTTATTTTTACTTAGTTTCTCTGTCTGAAAGGAAAAATCAGCTAGTACATGAGCTAAAATAAGTAAAGAATAAGTCATAAAAACCCCCTTTTTATTAACAATGCCAGAAATTTTTTTTACAAAAAAGCAATTTATACTATACTTCACCAGTTCTCCATAAATACCTGCCAGAATATAGAAAATCTATCATAGAAATTAACTTCCCATGATAGATTATAATTAAAATAGTAATAGCATCTATTTTAATGTGCCAAACGAACCGTCCCGGTGTCACGTAGTTTTATCAAAACTACTTAGTAAGTCGAGATATTCTTCCTTAGTCATAACAGCCTGATGGTTTTCAATAATTGTTGTTGCTCTATCTGCCTTATTATATAAGAGGTCAA
This window contains:
- a CDS encoding TRAP transporter small permease; amino-acid sequence: MINKIVKFMERAELFLGVVFLSTFFITILIQIFARYLGIAAIWTEEVANYSFIWSVFMGASVMIKRKSHFRFSLLLEKLEGKARIYLNIIINIILLLFNISVFYYGIIATKSFWNYRWVALPDFKMGYVFLCLPIMGITMAFYVLADIIKNVQAIRKGGQ
- a CDS encoding TRAP transporter substrate-binding protein, which codes for MINKRFALLLIVVLAVMTFTNSVGAKGNLKIVAAHNQTSPENPYQIGLLSFKKVVEELSAGSIQVDVHAGTLGTSEAELVEKLKLRAADVVLVSPGFMTKTGIGEIQLFALPYLFDSYEHWETVVDGKVGEEMARIVNEKSYNDFKLIGYWSAGVRHYYGKKPIQSMADLDGMKIRTQTSGVVANFWKKTGAIPTAVAWGELYQALQQNVVDAAENAYPYFVQQNHHKTSNGKYITETGHDYTTRFLLINGHKFDSLTKEQQNIILTAARECVITERAELYRQEKAYKKLAIDEGAFVNEIDREPFIELAKPLQDEAAEEIGVKDLLNQIRNLK
- a CDS encoding helix-turn-helix transcriptional regulator, encoding MRVYRLLAIIMILLNKNRVSASKLAEKFEVSSRTIYRDIESICQAGIPIVSHQGVDGGFSILDNYKIDKNLFTAEEMAAILTALEGLDSTISDNSIKYTAEKIKTLFPENLELCNNQQIIMDLNPWGRNKELKKKLELIKQAIKNSQTLTIDYINARQEISKREIEAITLVLKGTTWYLYSFCRLRKDYRIFRLSRIIDLSLNNDFFEKIHKDFSEYENENAWYNPGKEVHLELLFKAEALLYIQDFFAKDQIEKQADGSYLVKISYPEDNWVYGFILSFGDMVKVLTPPHIQKIIKQKAEEIYKLYN
- a CDS encoding TRAP transporter large permease → MLGFILVGLFIILLIIGVPIAFVIGIVALTGILSAPYIPAVTVVMKMFNGLNSFVLLAVPLFILAANLMNQGKISKKLIEFSVAIVGHIRGGLAHANVLVSMIFAGISGASQADTAGVGNVLIPNMIETGYDKETAVGVTAASSTIGVIIPPSIPMIIYAGLTNTSVGSLFLAGIIPGILTGLGMMLVIYFLSLKKGYPKYKRTSLKKFLKLTRQTLPALLTPIIIIAGVITGWYTATEAAAFASLYTLFISMFFYKTLKLKDLPKILVDTLTLSSLSLFALAAASALGELFGYYQVQKLAEQFLTTYITQPWLFMFVIIVFFLFVGTFMDAIPAMILFIPVILPIAIKLGISPILLGMVTIMTLAIGLVTPPYGLCLLIASRIGELSVEKSFNAVVLFIAVVLIVLILVAFFPDITFFIPRLIAPDLL
- a CDS encoding SatD family protein, yielding MIVLLDQQVVIIGDLVDSRKLENRREVQEKLNFVLDEVNSKYREVIRVPFKVTLGDEFVGVLESYEQMLDLLQYMDVKFNGIELRYGLGAGLFDNYKGQGYKNALEAINTAKKNKFKVHLLMDNNRDTALLIINLLLHLYFSILAKYNGRQKYIIYQLARGKTQEEIAAVLDTSQSSISQSLKKINWALLLKTNEIFYNLQQYIKICSDICKGTYIALIAAWPTKANDERVVRNLLNSINQEYSDIIRSKLILTSLSSEDDDFYEFQGLFYNEQDKFNRILSLIVDIYIELQGLYSGLGIGDIATKIRNEALGMDGTAFYRAREVLASCFSQKMQLGIKFSNNFIDDLYAHVLSLFIEIIKSWSPKQSLAVRYKQKGLTQNQIKEKMNLSRSTVVEHLQRAGWYEYEFIFNSICNLFILDKNTTI
- a CDS encoding zinc ribbon domain-containing protein, producing MDMKYCLSCGMPLSPEISHQKTDKYCQYCTDENGSLKSREECQAGIAQWLQSITPEDKEANYMKRADHYLKSMPAWQNKI
- a CDS encoding TetR/AcrR family transcriptional regulator, with protein sequence MLRISKDPAERKNEIIDAAERLFMEDGFDNTTVGDIVNEVGIAKGTFYYHFATKESIIVAIVERRLNKGQKKAETVLNDKELNAVEKMERVMKILFLKAPEDKKIFHYFDLDSNAKIHQKRDELFHKIFKDIILQIVEEGVQDELFKCEYYQEITEIIFIGIDRFMHINLKNFQNKGVFNEKIKAIEELLERVLGLDKGVLKILESI
- a CDS encoding DUF3307 domain-containing protein — translated: MTYSLLILAHVLADFSFQTEKLSKNKQLSFLALMKHLLIVFLTSLILTFYYFSEQLLFVILTITLFHGIIDYCKIYLTWKLAERKAKTGNYKLEIFIVDQILHILVILLTVPLFTLQGNLYLALMYNDLKDIFQWLGVFNTSRVFFITIAASVVIFNFKGSTIITRAVLEKYKSDINNKAGKGKAIGNLERLLIILFVILENYSLIGLLFTAKSLIRFKEIEEKKVGEGFVEYYLLGSITSIFLAVLTGSIINIFKYLW
- a CDS encoding nitroreductase family protein, coding for MRKDFYLAVQNRRSYYGIGKEKVVSEKKIEEVVKSAVKYTPSAFNSQGARVVVLFGDNHNELWDITKETLKEIVPEEEFAATEEKIASFRNGYGTVLFFIDDDVVKQLQKEYTLYKDNFPVWAQQSNGMLQYVVWTSLELEGLGASLQHYNPLIDDRVKSKWNLPDNWRLIAQMPFGKILATPEDKQFQPVEERVKIFN
- a CDS encoding flavodoxin family protein; this translates as MSILVLNGLNGINNIYNNIVKKLVTGMKGRPGLEVIDLKDKEIAPCRGCFACWVKTPGICIIDDEGREIAKKVINSELLILLTPVIFGGVSSTLKRGIDRLIPNLLPHFRKTNGEIHHKARYEKYPELMAVGLLEKKDDEVEGIFSQLLARMAINMYSPVHKTFFLYTNDSAEDLDKAVNRICLEVGGRSE